A DNA window from Candidatus Protochlamydia naegleriophila contains the following coding sequences:
- the cdsZ gene encoding zinc ribbon domain regulatory protein CdsZ, whose amino-acid sequence MLDALKVILEIQELDMKMIQLMHLKRQRQKELDHINHSKESLRHRVTDKETEILEMKKMIRLTEGEHAEVLAKIKKLESQQNAIKKVDEYNAITHEISGADRERVAKEQRLSDLYDKLAAEEDMLKSLNEASDTTVDSSKVVETEIHESIHQINEEGKVLKAERDELVEQADSEVFQIYERLLRNKKDRVVVPLESRCCSGCHIMLTAQHENLVRKGERLVFCEHCSRIHYWQESKALEDTVVATKQRRRRTTKSA is encoded by the coding sequence ATGCTAGATGCCCTTAAAGTGATTTTAGAAATACAAGAATTAGATATGAAGATGATTCAGTTGATGCATTTGAAAAGACAAAGGCAGAAAGAATTAGATCATATCAATCATAGCAAAGAATCCCTTCGTCACCGCGTGACCGATAAAGAAACCGAAATTTTGGAAATGAAAAAGATGATTCGCTTGACAGAAGGCGAACATGCTGAAGTCTTGGCGAAGATTAAAAAATTGGAATCTCAGCAGAATGCCATTAAGAAAGTCGACGAATACAATGCCATTACCCATGAAATTTCTGGTGCTGACCGCGAACGCGTTGCTAAAGAACAGCGTTTAAGTGATTTATACGATAAATTAGCGGCTGAAGAAGATATGCTCAAGAGCTTGAATGAAGCCTCAGACACGACAGTAGACAGCTCTAAGGTTGTTGAGACAGAAATTCACGAAAGCATTCATCAGATCAATGAAGAAGGAAAAGTTCTTAAGGCTGAGCGCGATGAATTGGTTGAACAAGCCGATTCAGAAGTATTTCAAATCTACGAGCGCCTTTTACGCAATAAGAAAGATCGTGTTGTAGTGCCTTTAGAAAGTCGCTGTTGCAGCGGGTGCCATATTATGTTGACAGCGCAGCATGAGAACCTTGTGCGCAAAGGTGAGCGCTTGGTTTTCTGTGAACATTGTTCTCGCATCCATTACTGGCAAGAAAGCAAGGCTTTAGAAGATACAGTTGTGGCAACGAAGCAGCGCCGCCGTCGTACGACTAAATCGGCTTAA